The following proteins are co-located in the Thermodesulfobacteriota bacterium genome:
- a CDS encoding ferric reductase-like transmembrane domain-containing protein has translation MTPAAIALGRPLAPGWRLLLGGLVLILLALLLAGALSIPWLFPSKTLWYRFGLDRLLLRGGKMLGLAAACLLLLQPLLAARLHLLDRLAGLPWLFRRHRHGGLLLALLALGHPFLVLDLGTLGTLRLTAKLWPEALGLLLLTSILVMAAVARWRLAWGLAFHRWWPLHRLGAVAVLALLFGHVLTVSDSFAAGPPRLAALAALATVVPVLAGSWLRRLGRRPCRVRAVTPAGPDTCTIELVPEGRRTFAYLPGQFAFLSCQSRAVSAEEHPFTIASSPLRPACLLFTIRACGDWTRTVPKLAAGERVALEGPFGRFSHLVYLQARELVMIAGGIGITPMLAMLRHLADTGDRRPITLVWSVRRREDLLFPEEWPRLGQRLPGFRFLPHHSRPQPGAAEPGRRLDRAILAQHLAPCHREAEVFLCGPPAMMAEVRGILAGLGFARRHIHDEAFSL, from the coding sequence ATGACCCCTGCCGCCATCGCCCTCGGCCGCCCCCTTGCTCCCGGGTGGCGACTCCTTCTGGGCGGTCTTGTCCTCATCCTCCTGGCCCTGCTCCTGGCCGGGGCGCTCAGCATCCCCTGGCTCTTTCCGTCCAAGACCCTGTGGTACCGGTTCGGCCTCGATCGGCTGCTCTTGCGGGGCGGCAAGATGCTGGGGCTGGCCGCCGCCTGCCTGCTGCTCCTGCAGCCCCTGCTGGCCGCCCGCCTGCACCTTCTGGATCGACTGGCCGGTCTGCCCTGGCTCTTCCGCCGCCATCGCCATGGCGGTCTTCTCCTGGCCCTCCTGGCCCTGGGCCATCCCTTTCTGGTGCTGGATCTGGGAACCCTGGGCACCTTGCGGCTGACCGCCAAGCTCTGGCCAGAGGCGCTGGGTCTTCTGCTCCTGACCTCGATCCTGGTCATGGCGGCGGTGGCCCGCTGGCGGCTGGCCTGGGGCCTGGCCTTCCACCGCTGGTGGCCGCTGCACCGGCTGGGGGCGGTGGCGGTGCTGGCCCTGCTGTTTGGCCACGTGCTGACCGTCTCGGACAGCTTTGCCGCCGGCCCGCCCCGCCTGGCGGCCCTCGCCGCCCTGGCGACCGTCGTCCCGGTGCTGGCCGGCAGCTGGCTGCGGCGTCTGGGCCGGCGGCCCTGCCGCGTCCGGGCCGTAACCCCGGCCGGCCCCGATACCTGCACCATCGAGCTGGTCCCGGAAGGCCGCCGGACTTTCGCCTATCTGCCGGGCCAGTTCGCCTTCCTGAGCTGCCAATCCAGGGCGGTCTCCGCCGAGGAGCACCCCTTCACCATCGCCTCCTCGCCTTTGCGGCCGGCCTGCCTTCTTTTCACCATCCGGGCCTGCGGCGACTGGACCCGGACTGTCCCGAAGCTCGCGGCCGGCGAGCGGGTCGCCCTGGAGGGACCCTTCGGCCGCTTCAGCCACCTCGTCTACCTCCAGGCCCGGGAGCTGGTGATGATCGCCGGCGGCATCGGCATCACCCCCATGCTGGCCATGCTCCGCCATCTGGCCGACACCGGCGACCGGCGGCCCATCACCCTGGTCTGGAGCGTGCGGCGCCGGGAGGATCTCCTCTTTCCCGAGGAATGGCCGCGCCTGGGCCAGCGGCTCCCGGGCTTCCGGTTCCTGCCCCATCACAGCCGGCCGCAGCCCGGGGCGGCGGAGCCGGGCCGCCGGCTGGACCGGGCCATCCTGGCCCAGCATCTGGCACCCTGCCACCGGGAGGCGGAGGTCTTCCTGTGCGGTCCACCGGCAATGATGGCCGAGGTCCGCGGCATCCTGGCCGGGCTCGGCTTTGCCCGGCGTCACATCCACGATGAGGCCTTCAGCCTCTGA
- a CDS encoding YceI family protein yields the protein MKTALSTILTALLLGALLAAPAGAEVPAWSLDTAHSNFFFDVRHIFSSIRGSFPEYSGSIRFDPANPGASSVRLEIEVASVETGVAKRDGHLRSDDFFAASTYPRMTFASTAITRTGEQTFDIAGRLTIKDVTREVVLPVVFHPGQDHPMDPRSLVAGLEGQLTIDRLSYHVGDGKFFRMGVVGREVKILVSLELLRQK from the coding sequence ATGAAGACCGCACTGAGCACCATCCTGACGGCGCTTCTCCTGGGCGCCCTCCTGGCCGCCCCCGCCGGGGCCGAGGTCCCGGCGTGGAGCCTCGACACCGCCCACTCCAACTTCTTCTTCGATGTCCGGCACATCTTCTCCAGCATCCGCGGCTCCTTCCCGGAGTACAGCGGCTCCATCCGCTTCGACCCGGCCAACCCCGGCGCCAGCTCGGTGCGTCTGGAGATCGAGGTGGCCAGCGTCGAGACCGGGGTGGCCAAACGGGACGGCCACCTGCGCTCCGACGACTTCTTCGCGGCCAGCACCTATCCCCGCATGACCTTTGCCAGCACCGCCATCACCAGGACCGGCGAGCAGACCTTCGACATTGCCGGCCGGCTGACGATCAAAGACGTCACCCGGGAGGTGGTGCTGCCGGTGGTCTTCCATCCCGGCCAGGACCACCCCATGGATCCCCGTTCCCTGGTGGCGGGCCTGGAGGGTCAGCTCACCATCGATCGGCTGAGCTACCACGTGGGGGACGGCAAATTCTTTCGGATGGGTGTTGTGGGCCGGGAGGTGAAGATCCTCGTCTCCCTGGAGCTGCTGCGCCAGAAGTGA
- a CDS encoding hemolysin family protein → MEVFVLVALILLNGLFAMSEIALVTAKRSRLARLAAEGDASSEIAMRLGAEPTRFLSTIQIGITAIGILNGIVGEAALATPLAAWLQTRGTEQELSEVLATALVVVGITYVSIVAGELVPKRIAQFNAERIARRMARPISLLALISRPFVHLLSFSTDLILKLMGKRDRGGSEVTEEDIHAMLAEGSEAGVLEKQEHVMMRNVFRLDDRQVGSLMIPRSDIVYLDINQPLEATLSQVAASDHSRFPVCRGGLGDILGIVAAKQLLAQLHTSGRIDLTAQLQPCAYVPESATGMDLLEQFRASSTQIVFVIDEYGEVLGLVTLQDVLEAVTGEFQPRNAEDAWAVQRQDGSWLLDGLIPLQELKDRLDLKETPEEDKGRYHTLSGMMMWLLGRLPRTGDVTEWEQWRLEVVDLDGRRLDKVLASRVPEQGAAHDAAESPPLT, encoded by the coding sequence ATGGAAGTCTTCGTGCTGGTCGCACTCATTCTCCTCAACGGCCTCTTTGCCATGTCCGAGATCGCCCTGGTCACGGCGAAACGGAGCCGGCTGGCGCGACTGGCGGCGGAGGGCGATGCCTCCTCGGAGATCGCGATGCGCCTTGGCGCCGAGCCGACCCGCTTCCTGTCCACCATCCAGATCGGCATCACCGCGATTGGCATCCTGAACGGGATCGTCGGTGAGGCCGCCCTGGCGACCCCTCTTGCTGCCTGGCTGCAGACCCGCGGCACCGAGCAGGAGCTGAGCGAAGTCCTGGCGACGGCTCTGGTGGTGGTGGGCATCACCTATGTCTCCATCGTTGCCGGCGAGCTGGTGCCCAAGCGGATCGCCCAGTTCAATGCCGAAAGGATCGCCAGGCGCATGGCCCGGCCGATCTCGCTGCTGGCCCTGATCTCGCGTCCGTTCGTTCACCTGCTGTCGTTTTCCACCGACCTCATCCTGAAGCTGATGGGCAAGCGCGATCGGGGCGGATCGGAGGTGACCGAGGAAGACATCCACGCCATGCTGGCAGAAGGCTCGGAAGCGGGCGTGCTCGAGAAACAGGAGCACGTCATGATGCGCAACGTGTTCCGCCTGGATGACCGGCAGGTGGGCTCGCTCATGATTCCGCGCAGCGACATCGTCTACCTGGACATCAATCAGCCCCTCGAAGCCACCCTGAGCCAGGTGGCGGCATCCGACCATTCCCGCTTCCCGGTCTGCCGGGGCGGGCTGGGTGACATCCTGGGCATCGTTGCAGCCAAGCAGCTCTTGGCCCAGCTGCACACCAGCGGCAGGATTGACCTGACGGCCCAGCTTCAACCCTGTGCCTATGTGCCCGAGTCGGCGACCGGGATGGACCTCCTGGAGCAGTTCCGGGCCTCCAGCACCCAGATCGTGTTCGTCATCGACGAATACGGCGAGGTCCTGGGACTGGTCACCTTGCAGGACGTGCTGGAGGCTGTCACCGGGGAATTCCAGCCGCGCAATGCCGAGGATGCCTGGGCCGTCCAGCGCCAGGACGGCTCGTGGCTGCTGGATGGGCTGATCCCGCTCCAGGAGCTGAAGGATCGTCTCGATCTCAAGGAAACGCCGGAGGAGGACAAGGGGAGATACCACACGCTGAGCGGCATGATGATGTGGCTCCTCGGTCGCCTGCCGCGGACCGGCGATGTCACCGAGTGGGAGCAGTGGCGGCTGGAGGTGGTCGATCTGGACGGCAGGCGCCTGGACAAGGTGCTGGCCAGCCGCGTGCCGGAACAGGGGGCGGCGCACGATGCCGCCGAATCCCCGCCCTTGACCTGA